One genomic segment of Helianthus annuus cultivar XRQ/B chromosome 14, HanXRQr2.0-SUNRISE, whole genome shotgun sequence includes these proteins:
- the LOC110904239 gene encoding glucomannan 4-beta-mannosyltransferase 9: MEKLSTMKLLPELLAGAQYDIAGQLMLIWGQIRASLVVPFLRIFMYINLVMLIMLFTEKVYMAIVVAFNKLFGKTPEKRYKFEPFEDDVELGSSIYPLVLVQVPMFNEKEVYQLSIGAACGLSWPSDRIVIQVLDDSTDPLIKGMVEMECQSWASKGINIHYQVRENRKGYKAGALKQGLKHDYAKQCEYVVIFDADFQPEPDFLTQTIPFLHHNRQLGLVQARWKFVNSNDCLMTRMQEMSLDYHFKVEQESGSINYAFFGFNGTAGVWRMAAIDEAGGWKDRTTVEDMDLAVRASLKGWKFLYIGSLMVKSELPSVLKAYRYQQHRWSCGPANLFRKMIFEIMRNKKVTWWKKLYVVYSFFFVRKIIAHFVTFTLYCVVIPATVFIPEVMIPSWGIIYIPTIITLLNAVGTPRSFYLVFFWIVFENVMSLHRTKATFIGLFETQRVNEWIVTEKQGNASKVKTTTQQSQSRFKISERILMLELCVGIVLFGCACYDLAYGKYHYFIYLYLQSIAFITMGCGYFGHQVNS, from the exons ATGGAGAAGCTTTCGACAATGAAACTTCTTCCCGAATTGTTGGCGGGTGCACAGTACGACATTGCAGGGCAACTTATGCTGATCTGGGGTCAGATCAGGGCGTCACTAGTGGTGCCATTTCTGAGAATATTTATGTATATTAATCTGGTGATGTTGATAATGTTGTTTACAGAAAAGGTTTACATGGCTATCGTGGTTGCATTTAACAAACTGTTTGGCAAAACACCAGAAAAACGTTACAAATTTGAACCATTTGAAGATGATGTTGAGCTGGGTAGCTCTATTTACCCTCTTGTTCTTGTTCAAGTTCCAATGTTCAATGAAAAAGAG GTCTATCAGCTTTCTATTGGAGCTGCATGTGGGCTTTCATGGCCGTCTGATCGCATTGTGATTCAAGTGCTTGATGATTCAACAGATCCATTGATCAAG GGTATGGTGGAAATGGAGTGTCAAAGTTGGGCAAGCAAAGGAATAAACATACACTACCAAGTTAGGGAAAATCGAAAGGGTTACAAAGCCGGGGCACTTAAACAAGGGCTAAAGCATGATTATGCCAAACAATGCGAGTACGTGGTTATCTTTGATGCTGATTTCCAACCCGAACCTGATTTTCTCACTCAAACCATCCCATTCCTTCATCATAACCGTCAACTTGGTCTTGTTCAAGCTCGTTGGAAATTCG TGAACTCAAATGATTGTTTAATGACAAGAATGCAAGAGATGTCACTTGACTACCATTTCAAAGTGGAGCAAGAATCTGGTTCTATTAATTATGCATTTTTTGGATTCAATG GGACTGCCGGAGTTTGGCGGATGGCTGCAATTGATGAGGCAGGAGGGTGGAAGGACCGCACCACAGTAGAAGATATGGATTTGGCTGTCCGAGCTAGTCTTAAAGGATGGAAGTTCTTATACATTGGTTCACTAATG GTTAAAAGTGAACTACCAAGTGTGTTAAAAGCTTATCGTTATCAGCAGCACCGTTGGTCTTGTGGGCCAGCTAACCTTTTTAGAAAAATGATTTTTGAGATCATGAGAAATAAA AAAGTGACATGGTGGAAGAAGCTATATGTGGTGTATAGTTTCTTCTTTGTAAGAAAGATCATAGCTCACTTTGTCACATTCACGCTATATTGTGTTGTGATTCCAGCAACTGTGTTTATACCGGAAGTCATGATTCCAAGTTGGGGTATAATATACATCCCAACCATCATCACTCTTCTAAATGCAGTTGGAACTCCCAG GTCATTCTATTTGGTGTTTTTTTGGATTGTCTTTGAGAATGTCATGTCCCTCCATCGAACTAAGGCCACATTCATCGGACTTTTCGAGACTCAAAGAGTGAATGAATGGATCGTTACTGAAAAACAAGGAAATGCATCCAAGGTTAAAACGACAACACAACAAAGTCAGTCTCGGTTTAAAATAAGTGAAAG AATTCTTATGTTGGAGCTTTGCGTGgggattgttctctttggatgtGCTTGCTACGATCTTGCATATGGGAAGTACCACTACTTCATTTACCTTTATCTACAATCTATAGCCTTTATAACAATGGGTTGTGGTTATTTTGGACATCAAGTCAACTCTTAG